From Leptolyngbya sp. KIOST-1, one genomic window encodes:
- a CDS encoding cobalt transporter — MKRLPLLSSVLALSLALSTPAALAHVGHGDEFQAEGGVNRVEVNAETDSLLGIQVDPIESAADGSGAVLIPVTALVEDNGRQLVFVQYENFYEPVPVTTGESQGEMVAILEGLSVGEQLVTQGSLSLYAESRKTQTAEAEPAAAETTSEVPAEAPVAEATEMESTEMESTEMEASEVAEASAETTEASGGFPMGVIAALGAGAVLLVGAVVVLGGGKKGGV; from the coding sequence ATGAAGCGCTTACCGTTATTGAGTTCTGTTCTGGCGTTGAGCCTTGCTTTGAGTACGCCTGCTGCCCTGGCGCACGTCGGTCATGGCGATGAGTTTCAGGCCGAAGGCGGCGTGAACCGGGTTGAGGTGAATGCCGAAACCGATTCGCTGTTGGGGATTCAGGTGGATCCCATTGAGTCTGCCGCCGATGGTAGCGGTGCCGTTTTGATTCCCGTTACGGCTCTGGTCGAAGACAACGGTCGGCAACTGGTGTTTGTACAGTATGAAAATTTCTATGAGCCGGTGCCCGTCACAACAGGCGAAAGCCAGGGCGAAATGGTTGCCATTTTAGAAGGGTTGTCGGTAGGTGAACAGCTCGTCACCCAGGGCAGCCTGTCGCTCTATGCCGAGTCTCGCAAAACGCAAACCGCAGAAGCCGAACCGGCAGCGGCTGAAACGACGAGTGAAGTTCCCGCTGAAGCGCCTGTGGCAGAGGCTACTGAGATGGAATCCACCGAGATGGAATCTACCGAGATGGAAGCGAGCGAAGTGGCAGAGGCCTCCGCTGAAACGACAGAAGCTTCCGGAGGTTTTCCAATGGGTGTGATTGCGGCCCTCGGAGCGGGTGCAGTTCTGTTAGTGGGTGCAGTGGTTGTTTTAGGTGGTGGCAAGAAGGGGGGCGTTTAG
- the rppA gene encoding two-component system response regulator RppA, whose product MRVLLVEDEEDLGQAIKQVLVGEKYVVDWVTDGAQAWYCLENQWADYTVAIFDWLLPELSGLELCQRLRSHHNPLPVLMLTALGQPENRIAGLDAGADDYLVKPFVMDELLARLRALQRRSPQLKPEQLTVGAFTLDDANTQLLVNLPNQPTQEIPLTLKEFQVLAYLMENGDRIIPGSKLRSQLWDIDEEPVSNVVAAQIRLLRRKFARYACDCPIETVPGQGYRFRVTP is encoded by the coding sequence ATGCGCGTCCTGTTAGTAGAAGACGAAGAAGATTTGGGACAGGCGATTAAGCAGGTGCTGGTCGGCGAAAAGTACGTGGTGGACTGGGTCACCGATGGGGCGCAAGCCTGGTACTGCCTGGAAAATCAGTGGGCCGACTACACCGTGGCGATTTTTGACTGGCTGCTGCCAGAACTCTCTGGCCTGGAGCTATGTCAGCGGCTCAGGTCGCATCACAATCCCCTCCCCGTCCTCATGCTGACCGCGTTAGGACAACCGGAAAATCGCATCGCCGGACTGGATGCCGGAGCCGATGATTACCTCGTCAAACCCTTTGTGATGGACGAGCTGCTGGCCCGACTGCGCGCCTTGCAGCGGCGATCGCCCCAGCTCAAACCCGAGCAGTTGACCGTAGGTGCGTTCACCCTGGACGATGCCAACACCCAACTGCTCGTCAACCTGCCGAATCAGCCGACCCAGGAAATTCCTTTAACCTTGAAAGAGTTTCAGGTGCTGGCTTATCTCATGGAAAACGGCGATCGCATCATCCCCGGCAGCAAGCTGCGCTCCCAGCTTTGGGACATTGACGAAGAACCCGTCAGCAACGTCGTTGCCGCCCAAATTCGCCTGCTGCGCCGCAAGTTTGCCCGCTACGCCTGCGACTGCCCCATCGAAACGGTGCCGGGGCAGGGGTATCGCTTTCGGGTGACACCATGA
- the rppB gene encoding two-component system sensor histidine kinase RppB, which yields MNSQQLFRRSRLRLAAWYALVMGGILSLSGFGMARALVQANWVALEREIESIAGTLHDSLEPMLPPSEDPTEVLQQILPDLCIVEQPCEPNPSLIQRHTLGISDRTTYYIRLFDDQGNLLAFSTNQPQPLPDTLNTAPWQTLQTADGPRYRQFTTILHSAAHAHAPGEATHEHPSWGYLQVGRTLAPFDAELQRLRWILIGGFPLALGLIAIASWALSGLAIQPIYQSYQRQQQFTANAAHELRSPLASLLATVEAILRLPPEQAAQVPVLLHTVERQGRRLSQLVADLLLLTSLEQDTAAKPPQPCCLNDIVADLTEELAELAATTDIHLSSQILDTQIYVAGYESQLYRLVSNLIANAIQYTLPGGSVVVSLATHDRAATITVKDTGIGIPAEEQNRIFERFYRVNSDRSRKTGGTGLGLAIAQAIAKRHHGQISVTSEVGNGSMFVIQLPLAAISPSGQQGTTSSPFR from the coding sequence ATGAACAGCCAGCAGCTCTTTCGCCGCAGTCGCCTGCGCCTCGCCGCCTGGTATGCCCTGGTAATGGGCGGTATTTTGAGCCTGTCGGGGTTCGGTATGGCACGGGCGCTGGTGCAGGCCAACTGGGTGGCCCTGGAGCGCGAAATTGAATCTATCGCAGGTACGCTCCACGACAGTCTGGAGCCGATGTTGCCGCCCTCCGAAGATCCGACTGAGGTATTGCAGCAGATCTTGCCGGACCTGTGCATTGTAGAGCAGCCCTGTGAGCCAAATCCGTCGCTGATACAACGCCATACGCTGGGAATTAGCGATCGCACCACCTACTACATTCGCCTGTTCGACGATCAGGGCAACCTGCTGGCCTTTTCGACCAATCAGCCGCAACCGCTGCCGGACACGCTCAATACCGCCCCCTGGCAAACCCTCCAGACCGCAGACGGCCCCCGCTACCGCCAGTTCACCACCATTCTGCACAGCGCGGCCCATGCTCATGCCCCTGGTGAGGCGACCCATGAACATCCCTCCTGGGGGTATTTGCAGGTAGGGCGTACCCTGGCTCCCTTCGATGCCGAACTCCAGCGACTGCGGTGGATTCTAATCGGCGGCTTTCCACTGGCGTTGGGGCTGATTGCGATCGCAAGTTGGGCGCTGTCGGGGCTGGCCATACAGCCGATTTATCAGTCGTACCAGCGGCAGCAGCAGTTTACCGCTAATGCGGCCCATGAGCTGCGATCGCCCCTCGCCAGTCTGCTCGCCACGGTGGAAGCGATTCTCCGCCTGCCCCCAGAACAAGCGGCACAGGTGCCCGTGTTGCTGCATACCGTAGAGCGTCAGGGTCGTCGCCTCAGCCAGCTTGTGGCCGACCTGCTCTTGCTCACCAGCCTGGAGCAAGACACTGCCGCTAAGCCCCCTCAGCCATGCTGCCTGAACGATATTGTTGCCGACTTAACCGAAGAACTGGCAGAGTTAGCAGCCACGACTGACATTCACCTCAGCAGCCAGATTCTAGATACCCAAATCTATGTTGCGGGTTATGAGTCTCAGCTCTATCGCCTAGTGTCTAACCTCATAGCTAATGCCATTCAGTACACACTGCCAGGAGGCTCTGTGGTCGTGAGTTTAGCGACCCACGATCGCGCTGCCACCATCACCGTCAAAGATACGGGAATTGGCATCCCCGCTGAGGAGCAAAACCGCATTTTTGAGCGCTTCTATCGGGTCAACAGCGATCGCTCCCGCAAGACTGGCGGGACAGGCTTGGGCTTGGCGATTGCCCAGGCGATCGCCAAGCGGCATCATGGGCAAATATCCGTCACCAGCGAAGTTGGGAACGGCAGTATGTTTGTCATTCAGCTTCCGCTGGCAGCAATCTCCCCTTCTGGGCAACAGGGTACAACGTCATCGCCATTCCGCTAG
- a CDS encoding DUF4365 domain-containing protein, with amino-acid sequence MGSNRFNTIEREGVNAVERAFLDIGWIFREQPIVDVGIDAQVEVCIDGKPTGQLIAIQIKSGSSWFSEKVKNGFLYRGSITHLEYWKSYSLPVIIALYKPEDHQVHWQAVQERYIETTRKGWKIIVPFDQNINESSIPKLLKLASAYIVDAMLPAVPYCIHTQEIVTQLAEIHKVDLQETGAWFQLEHKDKYHLPLNIETMGYGLISVRHLNYDGEGLNREVVFDPSIIFFTQYEDPRGDWDHWVPVSMTQYDFCLGVKHFVCASVEENGLVVLDKTLQKDIASFAENWARILRQNGWTKYGQKSKKLKHAVKSNNSNSADG; translated from the coding sequence ATGGGAAGTAATCGATTTAATACAATTGAACGCGAAGGTGTGAATGCAGTAGAACGTGCTTTTCTAGACATCGGCTGGATCTTTAGGGAGCAACCAATAGTCGATGTCGGAATTGATGCTCAAGTGGAGGTTTGTATAGACGGAAAACCAACGGGACAATTAATTGCCATACAGATTAAATCTGGTAGTAGTTGGTTCAGCGAGAAGGTCAAGAATGGATTTCTGTATCGAGGATCAATAACGCATCTCGAATATTGGAAGAGTTACTCATTGCCTGTAATTATCGCTTTATATAAACCTGAAGATCATCAAGTTCACTGGCAAGCAGTTCAGGAGAGATATATCGAGACGACTAGAAAAGGATGGAAGATCATTGTTCCATTTGATCAGAATATAAATGAGTCCTCTATTCCTAAATTGCTTAAGCTAGCATCAGCCTACATTGTGGATGCAATGTTACCCGCTGTTCCATATTGCATTCATACGCAAGAAATTGTTACTCAGCTTGCAGAGATTCATAAAGTAGATTTACAAGAAACAGGAGCTTGGTTTCAACTAGAACATAAAGACAAATATCACCTCCCTTTGAACATCGAAACAATGGGTTATGGATTAATCAGTGTTAGGCATTTAAATTATGATGGCGAAGGATTGAACCGTGAGGTAGTCTTTGATCCAAGTATCATATTCTTTACCCAGTATGAAGACCCACGCGGTGATTGGGATCATTGGGTTCCTGTTAGTATGACTCAATATGACTTTTGCTTAGGTGTTAAACACTTTGTGTGTGCAAGCGTTGAAGAAAATGGATTAGTTGTCCTAGACAAGACTTTGCAGAAGGATATTGCATCTTTCGCAGAGAATTGGGCAAGAATATTACGGCAAAATGGTTGGACTAAATATGGTCAGAAGTCAAAAAAACTTAAACATGCCGTGAAGTCTAATAATTCAAATTCAGCGGATGGTTGA
- a CDS encoding Uma2 family endonuclease, whose protein sequence is MIAIPAGFSPQEYLAMEQENVIRHEYRQGLVYAMAGGSDDHSRLSINLLTEINLHLRDGDCQFFSGDVKVNYADDFFYYPDAFVTCDPRDREDRYVKRYPKLVAEVLSPSTEEFDRGVKFEDYQSLDSLEEYVLISQDEMRVECRRRVTPNSGQWETEIYVEGEQVYLRSIGLKIEIRDLYRGVNLAL, encoded by the coding sequence ATGATTGCAATTCCAGCCGGGTTTAGCCCGCAAGAATATCTGGCGATGGAGCAGGAGAATGTCATTCGCCATGAGTATCGGCAGGGCTTGGTTTACGCAATGGCGGGCGGCAGCGACGACCATAGCCGCCTTAGCATCAATTTGCTGACGGAAATCAATCTGCATTTACGAGATGGCGACTGCCAGTTTTTTTCGGGAGATGTCAAGGTCAACTATGCCGACGACTTTTTCTACTATCCTGATGCGTTTGTCACCTGCGATCCGCGCGATAGGGAAGATCGTTACGTGAAGCGCTACCCAAAACTCGTCGCCGAGGTGCTATCTCCTTCGACGGAGGAATTTGACCGAGGCGTCAAGTTTGAGGATTATCAGTCGCTAGATTCTTTGGAAGAATATGTGTTGATTTCTCAAGATGAAATGAGGGTTGAATGTCGGCGGCGAGTGACACCAAATTCTGGTCAATGGGAAACCGAGATCTATGTTGAGGGTGAGCAAGTTTACTTGAGGAGTATTGGGTTGAAGATTGAAATTAGGGACTTGTATCGCGGTGTGAACCTAGCTCTCTAA
- the rppB gene encoding two-component system sensor histidine kinase RppB, with protein MAWDTASTPNRLFRRSRRQLTVWYTGVMAVVLGISGFGVYEAIAHAHRVTADRELKSVAETVHDALEATLTANGEIDGVSPNLLPNLCVAGEPCRVPFEPSRGHHSGSPYRGSYYFRVVSLERELMATAGIWPEGLPPTSTEAAWQTLWTEDGSQYRQIALPLYNLNDQSRLGTLLVGRSFHDFAAYLTTIRGIILLSLPITLGLIAAASWWLAGLALRPVQVSYRKIQQFTADAAHELRTPLTATQATTESVMRLPKISDAEARETLQVINRQNQRLTNLVSDLLLLSRLDTQVPSAKTPCCLQDILSDIEEELAALAIARDVHLILNQPENPAIVVMGNEEHLYRLVFNLVSNALQHTPAGGKVSIRLQQTIRKTFPEGEKNQAVVTVEDTGVGIAPEDQTKIFDRFYRVEKDRSRHSGGSGLGLSIALAIAQAHGGDIQVQSQPGKGSTFAITLPKSS; from the coding sequence ATGGCATGGGATACCGCCTCAACACCCAATAGGCTGTTTCGCCGCAGCCGCCGACAGCTCACCGTCTGGTATACCGGCGTGATGGCGGTGGTGCTGGGCATCAGCGGGTTTGGGGTGTATGAGGCGATCGCCCATGCCCACCGCGTCACCGCCGATCGCGAACTCAAATCTGTGGCCGAAACGGTTCACGATGCCCTCGAAGCCACCCTGACCGCCAACGGCGAAATCGATGGCGTTTCGCCCAACTTGCTGCCAAACCTGTGCGTTGCCGGGGAACCCTGTCGGGTTCCCTTTGAGCCATCGCGGGGGCACCACAGCGGGTCGCCCTATCGCGGCAGCTACTACTTTCGAGTTGTGTCTTTAGAACGTGAACTGATGGCCACGGCGGGCATTTGGCCTGAGGGGCTGCCCCCGACTAGCACCGAGGCGGCCTGGCAAACCCTGTGGACTGAGGACGGCAGCCAGTACCGCCAGATCGCGCTGCCCCTCTACAACCTGAATGACCAGAGCCGCCTGGGAACGCTGCTGGTGGGGCGCTCGTTCCACGATTTTGCCGCCTACCTGACCACGATTCGGGGAATTATTTTGCTCAGCTTGCCCATCACGCTAGGGCTGATTGCGGCGGCCAGCTGGTGGCTGGCGGGGCTGGCTCTGAGGCCGGTGCAGGTGTCGTACCGCAAAATTCAGCAGTTCACTGCCGATGCCGCCCACGAGCTGCGCACCCCCCTGACGGCGACTCAAGCCACCACGGAATCTGTGATGCGCTTGCCCAAAATTTCTGACGCTGAGGCCCGCGAGACGCTACAGGTGATCAACCGTCAAAATCAACGCCTGACCAATCTTGTGAGCGATTTGCTGCTGCTGTCTCGGTTGGATACCCAGGTGCCATCAGCCAAAACACCTTGCTGTTTGCAGGATATTCTCAGCGACATTGAAGAAGAACTAGCGGCATTGGCGATCGCCCGCGACGTTCACCTCATCCTGAATCAACCCGAAAATCCTGCGATCGTGGTTATGGGCAATGAAGAACACCTCTATCGATTGGTATTCAACCTTGTCAGCAATGCTCTCCAGCACACCCCCGCAGGCGGAAAAGTGAGCATCCGGCTCCAGCAGACTATTCGCAAGACATTTCCTGAAGGCGAAAAAAATCAGGCGGTGGTGACGGTTGAAGATACTGGAGTCGGCATTGCGCCAGAAGACCAGACCAAAATTTTCGATCGCTTCTACCGAGTCGAAAAAGATCGCTCTCGCCATAGCGGCGGGTCGGGCCTGGGACTGTCGATTGCGCTAGCGATCGCCCAGGCCCACGGCGGGGATATTCAGGTGCAGAGTCAACCCGGCAAGGGCAGCACGTTTGCAATTACTCTGCCCAAGTCGTCTTAA
- the rppA gene encoding two-component system response regulator RppA: MRILLVEDEPDLGKAIKRTLTQEAYVVDWVQSGDEALAYLEHDLSLYTVGVFDWMLPGKSGIELCEWLRSHHHALPILMLTAKDQIEDRIAGLDAGADDYLVKPFSMAELLARLRALRRRSPELKPSKLQVGPLVLDCDRRIAFLHSGELDEKPIELTQKEFQLLRYFMEHPNQILTRDQVLNQLWEIGAEPNSNVVAAQMRLLRRKLAQYGCEEFIETVYGMGYRLNTQ; encoded by the coding sequence ATGCGAATTCTGCTGGTTGAAGACGAGCCCGATTTGGGCAAAGCCATCAAGCGCACCCTGACCCAGGAAGCCTACGTGGTGGACTGGGTGCAGTCGGGGGATGAGGCGCTGGCCTATCTGGAGCACGACCTATCGCTCTACACGGTAGGGGTATTCGACTGGATGCTGCCGGGAAAGTCGGGAATTGAGCTGTGTGAGTGGCTCAGGTCGCACCATCATGCTCTGCCTATCCTGATGCTGACAGCTAAGGATCAGATTGAAGACCGCATTGCTGGTCTGGATGCCGGGGCCGATGACTACCTGGTGAAGCCCTTTAGCATGGCGGAACTGCTGGCGCGACTGCGGGCACTGCGGCGGCGATCGCCCGAACTCAAACCCAGTAAGCTACAGGTGGGGCCGCTAGTGCTGGACTGCGATCGCAGAATCGCTTTCCTCCACTCCGGCGAACTTGACGAAAAACCCATCGAACTCACCCAAAAAGAGTTTCAACTGCTGCGATATTTCATGGAGCATCCCAATCAAATTTTGACCCGCGATCAGGTGCTCAATCAGCTTTGGGAAATTGGGGCTGAGCCCAACAGCAACGTCGTGGCGGCCCAGATGCGCCTGCTCCGTCGAAAATTGGCGCAGTATGGCTGTGAAGAGTTTATCGAGACTGTCTATGGCATGGGATACCGCCTCAACACCCAATAG
- a CDS encoding efflux RND transporter periplasmic adaptor subunit — protein MRVQPCRASVWASSVLGLVLVSAPIAALAHTGHDHGAEFQSGTSQPASGIRVDSATAERLGIQVVPVKREVLSLGLQTTGELIAQPDKAVMVNAPINGTVVELLVEPGETVTAGQPLARILAPDLIDLRVSAQEDRVGAEADLRSAEANLTLAQRNYERQGAIATTEIQAAQKQLDLAQERFTQDERLLGAGAIARQQFLESQSELAEAQSNLTRAQSQQPLLEAQAELERARATLAAARSQVQLSTAAYETRLQQLNSPATEQGMVTINAPIAGKVAERPVTLGEAVEEAVTPLLSIVNGDSLRVTANVYEKDLGTVAPGQSVRITVASLPDQFFTGQVITVGAVVDGTSRVVPVTAVLEDAGDRLKPGMFAELEILTEQTPTPVLTVPASAVVDADGKSLVFVQNGDAFEPVEVTLGRTAGDAVEVQSGLFEGDQVVTQGALQLYAQSLRGDGSEAEAEADMATTRQGAPLWLLAVGGVGAIAATATTAFLLGRRSRPVPVHALNGSSPDPNSSFAAVPIAQEPVAVEDK, from the coding sequence ATGCGTGTTCAGCCTTGCCGAGCCTCTGTTTGGGCCAGCTCAGTATTGGGGCTTGTGCTGGTATCGGCACCGATCGCGGCTCTGGCCCACACTGGCCACGACCACGGGGCTGAGTTTCAGTCGGGGACCAGCCAACCCGCCAGCGGCATTCGGGTAGACTCGGCCACCGCCGAGCGCCTGGGCATTCAGGTGGTGCCCGTCAAGCGAGAGGTTTTGAGCCTGGGCCTGCAAACCACCGGAGAGCTGATTGCCCAGCCAGACAAGGCCGTGATGGTAAATGCGCCAATCAACGGCACAGTGGTTGAGCTATTGGTCGAGCCCGGTGAAACGGTGACCGCCGGACAGCCGCTGGCGCGAATCCTTGCGCCTGATTTGATTGACCTGCGGGTCAGCGCTCAGGAAGACCGCGTCGGGGCCGAGGCCGATTTACGCTCCGCCGAAGCTAACCTGACCCTGGCCCAGCGCAACTACGAGCGGCAGGGGGCGATCGCCACCACCGAAATTCAGGCGGCCCAAAAGCAGCTCGATCTCGCCCAGGAGCGCTTTACCCAGGATGAGCGGTTGCTGGGAGCGGGGGCGATCGCCCGGCAGCAGTTTCTAGAATCTCAATCCGAGTTAGCTGAAGCCCAGAGCAACCTCACCCGCGCCCAGAGCCAGCAGCCCCTGCTCGAAGCCCAGGCCGAGCTAGAGCGCGCCAGGGCCACACTCGCCGCCGCCCGTTCCCAGGTGCAGCTCAGCACCGCCGCCTACGAGACGCGCCTGCAACAGCTCAACAGCCCCGCCACCGAGCAGGGCATGGTGACCATCAATGCCCCGATTGCGGGCAAAGTAGCGGAGCGGCCAGTCACCCTAGGGGAAGCGGTGGAAGAGGCCGTCACCCCGCTGCTGAGCATTGTGAATGGCGACAGCCTGCGGGTGACGGCCAATGTCTATGAAAAAGACCTGGGCACCGTGGCCCCCGGACAGTCTGTACGCATCACCGTTGCCAGTTTGCCGGATCAGTTCTTTACCGGCCAGGTGATTACAGTGGGGGCCGTGGTGGATGGCACCAGCCGCGTGGTGCCCGTGACCGCTGTTCTAGAGGATGCGGGCGATCGCCTGAAGCCGGGCATGTTCGCCGAGCTAGAGATTTTGACCGAGCAAACCCCGACCCCAGTGCTCACCGTTCCAGCCAGTGCTGTAGTCGATGCCGACGGTAAATCTCTGGTGTTTGTGCAAAACGGCGATGCCTTTGAGCCGGTGGAGGTCACCCTGGGCCGCACCGCTGGCGACGCGGTAGAGGTGCAGTCTGGCCTGTTTGAAGGCGATCAGGTCGTCACCCAGGGCGCGTTGCAGCTCTACGCCCAATCCCTGCGGGGCGACGGTAGCGAGGCTGAAGCCGAAGCCGATATGGCAACGACCCGCCAGGGCGCTCCCCTGTGGCTGTTAGCGGTAGGCGGCGTGGGTGCGATCGCCGCCACCGCCACCACCGCCTTTCTCCTCGGTCGCCGCTCCCGCCCAGTCCCGGTACATGCCCTCAATGGCTCGTCCCCCGATCCCAACTCCTCCTTTGCCGCCGTCCCTATCGCCCAGGAACCCGTCGCCGTCGAAGACAAGTAG